The genomic segment AACCGATTGACGTCGATGGCCTACCAATTAGCCTGCGAGCACGAAATCAATGGTGTGATCGTAGCTCGGTCGCCACTGCTCGGCTGGGGATCGCCCTAGCGCGCGGCCGGAGGCCTTAACGCTGCCGATTTCTCTGGTCAGTGTCAGAGCGCGCAGAAGGCAGCGGCATATCGTGTCTTCGAGGTTCACTCGAAGATAACTTTGCTGAGTTTGGATTCGCAGCAGACCTCCTTGCGCGGCACCTCCCCAATTCAAAAATCGTTCGCTTGCCGCATCAACTCGGAGGAACGACAGCCTAGACCGAAGCCAGTTTGCGGTGCCGCCGATCGTATGTCGAAGCCAGCTTGACTAGCAGGGCCTTTCGCATTCGACCCAGCGCGGCGGAATGGGCCGGGTCGCCGGCCAGGTTGACATGCTCGCCAGGGTCAGCCTTGCGATCGTAGAGGATCTCGTTACCCTCGCCGTCAATCCAGTACTTGTTCTGCTCGTCAATGAGTGTGAGCACCGACCATCCGCTCAGCGTATAGCGGGTGGCTTTGGGAACTTCGTGGACGACCTCCTCGATGCCGGGATCGAAGTATTCCATCAGCACACAGTCCTTGCCAGGTCCGTCGCCACCGACAAGTTGCCCCCAGAGCGAGCTCCCGTCGACCGGCTTCGGGATAGGCAGCGAGAGGGCCTCAAGCAGAGTCGGCACCAGATCTACGCCTTCGAAGAAACCCTCGAACGTTCGCCCACCGGGCAGGCCACCCGGCCAACGCCAGGCCATCGGCACCTTCATGAAGGAATCGTAGTGGGCCTGGTGCTTGCCCAGGGTGTAGTTGTCGCCACAGGCGTCGCCGTGATCTGAGAAGTAGACCACGATGGTGTTGTCGAGTTGACCGGAGCGCCGCAAATGCTCGATCACCCGTCCGCAATGGTGATCGATCATGGTGCAGGAAGCGTAGTAGTAACGCCGATATTGGGTTACCTCTTCGTCTGTGTCCGGAAGCAGGCTCTCGGCGAGATAGCGCACCATTTCAGGCTTGTCGTCCAGTTCGCCGGGCACCACGTCGGGTGGCGGCACGCCGGAGGCCGGATAGCGATCTACATATTCGGCCGGCGGATTGCAAGGCGCGTGCGGAAGATAAAACCCGGCGACGGCAAACCACGGCGTGTCGCCAGCGGCGTCGATGAACCCAATGGTTTGATCGGCCACCCAGGCGGTATATGAGAGTTCCTCGGGAGCCTCGAAATCCCAATAGTGTTTGCTGCGATCGCCGGTTATCGGGTGCGGTATGCCGACCTTGTCTTCCATGCCCGGGGCGACCTGACGAATCCAGCGGATGTAGTCGTCAGGGAAGCAGCCCGGCTCGTCGGCGTTTACGTGTACGTCGAAGCCGAAACCGGGATGCGGGCGGTCAAAATCGCGCGTGCCAAGCGGCACGAAATGCAGCTTGCCCAGGTTGCCGGTCCGATAGCCGGCATCGGAGAGGATCTGGGCAACCGTCAGCTCGTCCTCTGAGAGTGCGATGCCGTTGGAAGTGACGCCGTGATTGCGGGGGTAGCGACCGGTCAGCAGGGTGGCGCGCGACGGCGCGCAGACCGGATTGTTCACGTAACAGCCGGTCAGGTTGACCCCTTCGGCTGCTAGGCGATCGATGGCCGGCGTCTGCACGTAGCCGTCGGAATTTACGCCCAGGCAATCGAAGCGCTGCTGGTCTGACGTGAGGAACAGGACGTTGGGGCGGCGTTCGGCCATTGCGGCACCTCCGCGTTTCCGGGCAATCGGCGTTCGTTTGGCCATTATTGGAAATTCATTTGCCGGGCAGCCGGCAGACGCCGCAATTGACCGGGCTCGGCAGCCGTTTCTGTCGCTTCCCAGGCCAAATTTGCGCCTGCACTTACATCTACAACGACTGAGGATTGATCGGCCCGGGCTAAGTCGATCCGTTGGGTCGTAGATGCAGTTCCCAGACGCCCGGGCACTGGGTTAGTAGGACTTCCGAGCGGATGCCGGAGTTGGCAATCAGGGATTTGCCGTCGAAATCGGCTTGGTTGAACCTGCGCCACCTACACCACTCCGGGGATAATGAACGCTCATGGCATGCCCGTAGATAAACCAATACGGGTGACCAGTGAACCCCTTAGATTTCGCTTCTGGGAAAGTTGCGTGACTGGCACCGGACCCAAGTGCTTGCCAATGGATCGATTGAATCGAACTATGGATTCGCGATGATGTCCGAATTGAGACTTCGGGATGGGTGCAAATGGTAGCTGAAGTTTCGCGCTTAACTCTGTGGGAGTGGCGCAAACTCCGGCGCCGCTGGATGCCGTGGATCCTTCTTGCAGTCATCCTTGTGCTCATGCAGGCAGCGCAATGGTTCACTTACGCCGCCTATCACAACGAGTCCTTGCAGCAGTTCACTGCCGGCGGATCACAGACCTTTTCGATTACCGAGGAGGTCGACGGTGAATCCGTCAGGATCGAGGCCACGTGCGTAAGTCTTGAGAACGAAGGCCTCCCTCAGGGAATAGAGCAACTCCCTGAGGAGCGGCAGGCCGAGTTTCTGGCCGAATTGACGCAATGGCAGGCCGAGAACTGCGCCAACACCCTGCCGACAGACGAGTTGCGCGGTGCGTTCACTATCCCGCGGTCAATCTCCGGGGCCATTTCAGGGACGGTCGGACTGGCACCAATCCTTCTGATCATCCTCGCGGCCTCGCACATCGGCTCCGAATATGGATGGGGCACGCTGCGCCCGGCTCTAACCCGCGGCGCTGGCCGCTGGCAGTTCCTGGCATCGAAGCTGGTGCTCCTGTTGCTGCTGTCAATCGCCGCAACTGCAGTCATTGCCGTCGCTACCGCTGCCGCCAGCCTGATCGCGGGAATAATCCCGCCCGAAGAAACCGGGACGTTGGCCGAACCGGGTGAGTGGTCCGATGTCTTTATCACCTGGGGCAAGGCAATCTACGCGTTTGCCCCCTACATCGGACTCAGCGTCTGCCTGGCCGTTCTTACACAGTCCGCCTCCGCGGGCATCGCGATTGCGCTCGGTTACTACGTGATCGAACTCATAGCGGCCCCGATCCTAAACGTGACGTCCTGGGGG from the Chloroflexota bacterium genome contains:
- a CDS encoding sulfatase-like hydrolase/transferase; its protein translation is MAKRTPIARKRGGAAMAERRPNVLFLTSDQQRFDCLGVNSDGYVQTPAIDRLAAEGVNLTGCYVNNPVCAPSRATLLTGRYPRNHGVTSNGIALSEDELTVAQILSDAGYRTGNLGKLHFVPLGTRDFDRPHPGFGFDVHVNADEPGCFPDDYIRWIRQVAPGMEDKVGIPHPITGDRSKHYWDFEAPEELSYTAWVADQTIGFIDAAGDTPWFAVAGFYLPHAPCNPPAEYVDRYPASGVPPPDVVPGELDDKPEMVRYLAESLLPDTDEEVTQYRRYYYASCTMIDHHCGRVIEHLRRSGQLDNTIVVYFSDHGDACGDNYTLGKHQAHYDSFMKVPMAWRWPGGLPGGRTFEGFFEGVDLVPTLLEALSLPIPKPVDGSSLWGQLVGGDGPGKDCVLMEYFDPGIEEVVHEVPKATRYTLSGWSVLTLIDEQNKYWIDGEGNEILYDRKADPGEHVNLAGDPAHSAALGRMRKALLVKLASTYDRRHRKLASV
- a CDS encoding ABC transporter permease subunit — protein: MVAEVSRLTLWEWRKLRRRWMPWILLAVILVLMQAAQWFTYAAYHNESLQQFTAGGSQTFSITEEVDGESVRIEATCVSLENEGLPQGIEQLPEERQAEFLAELTQWQAENCANTLPTDELRGAFTIPRSISGAISGTVGLAPILLIILAASHIGSEYGWGTLRPALTRGAGRWQFLASKLVLLLLLSIAATAVIAVATAAASLIAGIIPPEETGTLAEPGEWSDVFITWGKAIYAFAPYIGLSVCLAVLTQSASAGIAIALGYYVIELIAAPILNVTSWGQRIADFLLGNNVNEWIESGAVTVEINGASSAANQPETLQAFLVILAYTVIFCVAAFWVFLRRDIAGAKGE